The Hevea brasiliensis isolate MT/VB/25A 57/8 chromosome 9, ASM3005281v1, whole genome shotgun sequence nucleotide sequence aaaaagaaaaaattaattattttaataggtTTAAGGTGAGTGCTGCGAATTGCAATCTCCTCTCATTGACTTGGCTAAGTGTAAAAGCAATCTTGGAAAATCCGCCTGTCCACATCGATCAGGTTCCACATATGTCCTACAGATGTCGtgtcttgattttattttatttttatccgaTGGTTAATCTAAATTAAGATATATTAACTAATATAATtaatctaaattaaaattttaatataattttaaaagtatttctatttatattaaaaatttaaattttataatcttaATTCTTTAATGAAAaagtatatatattatatattataaaaatacttaaaattataaaatttattaatattttcttcttCACCTTTCTTCCTTCAtcgtatttaatttaaattgtaccttttttttgtttcctttctcattcattttatttttatttatattgcattcttatatTATATCTTAACAATTATATTTAATCTaatctaatttaattaatattagatTAATGTGTTTGTAAAAAGGTTTAATCAATcctattttgatttcaattaaacCATTAATTCTTATTCCATTTTGATTTGCATcaatcttattttaatttgattaaactGTTAATTATAATCTGTTTTAATTATGTATTCAACTGACATGTCTATCAGAATcgctattttaataattttttttattaaatttcattattttctttaagtattatgttaattacttaatagtTTAAATTTgttctaatattcataacgtatGAATGAAGAGGTACACTTGTGAACAGAAAAAAATAtctctatatatttatattatttataaaaaaaaatattaactaaatacgTTTATTAAATTGAATTCAACTTAAAGCTTTTTTTACCCTACGTGATAGTTCTAAATAATtggaattaatttataatataattagtcataaaataaatttcaaaataattcgtAACTTACACAATTCATTTCCAATATTACAAGCTTGAATAGATCATTGGAGCCAACAAGAGGCCTAATTCCATTCGAAATCATCAAACAGTGTAGAAAGCCCATGCGAGAAACTCAAAGTCTGCCAATGATTGTGAAGTAGGCCCATTTTGTGATCCAAATCCCTCGggcccatgaaaaataagtcgtttgaattttaaattaattattattgaaTTCAGCTCGTTAGCTATAACTAAGCAGAAGTGGTCATGTTTAGGTCCTCACAACATGCTAATGAAACGAACCCTCAGCCCTTTACCCAACAATTAGCATCTCAATAGCCCCAAAAAGGAATATGAGTGAGCAGAAAGAGCAAAGTATTcttaaatagcccatttttcatattTGTCCAATGAACCGGCCCGTCTAAGAAACCATTAAACCTGCCTCTCACCTCTTCTGCAGGCTGGACCATTAAACTTTTATGGTGTTGACTTTGATGAATTGATAAAAAATGATAGAAATTATACATTTACCAAATCCCTTTACAAGGCAATGAAAAGTGGGCAAAACCCAGTTGCAGGATTTCACAttctaaaattttcctttcacgtTTCACTTTTTTGAAAGATGACCAAAAGTTGCTTTTAGTACCCACCTCCCACCACACCAATATACAGTAGAAAGAGGAGCCATATATATCAGCATCAATTACATGATGATTATGAGTTTCTGTGAGGATAAGGCTTCCATGCATCATTGCACATGATCTTTTGAGCTTTTGACGTCGGGAAACCGCTAAAAGTTAAAGTCGCTTGATATGTACCAACTCAGAAAACGGGAAGCCCAACCTACAACTACAAAAGCTGGTGTACAGAGATGCCGTTTATAAAGCGAGAGTGAGCAAGACATATGGCTTTCTTCTCATATCAATTATCATGGTTTCTTGGGTCCACTATGACGCTTCTGTTGATTGTCTATTGTTAAAAAGTGCTTAGTATATGATACGATCTTCTCTTGGCTAATGATCGCTCAcgcattttaatatttttttaatctcatTAGCAACCAACTTATTAGCAGTAAAAGAGACGAAAGCATTAGAAATCGATTAGCAGCACTCAAATGTAAATCGTCAAGAAGAATTGCTTGAAAGAAAAAGGCCACACGCCCATAGTTACAACTTCAGATGAATATgtgaaaaaataacaaaaaaaacacTCGATTTGAATACCATGTTCAAACTATATACGAAACTAGCTATCCAGAAACTCAATTCAATTATCTATTGTTTGGACATTACAATCCAACGACCAGCAGTAGGGTCACAGTCTTAAAATAAAGTGGAAGCCTAAAAATTCAGGATTCGAATTATGGCACTCACTACTGCGGGCTCATGGAATCACCTCAACCACCTCCTGAGGTCGCTGGTTGAAGAAGGTGAAACCTCACCGCCAATGCTGTCCGTACAGAAAGAGGAATAGTTAGATTGTTGTTCTAACCCACCAAATTGTACACCACTAGCACTCTTAAAACTTGGACTCCTCAAGCCATGCCCAAAGCCACCCCCATAGCCCATCCCTACACTACAGAGATCTGGGGCAGGAAAACAAAGCCTTTTCTTTGCCGACCCAACTCCGTCTCTCTCTGGAGTTGATGGCCTTTGCCTCGGTGCACTTTGGGATCTCACTCTAGCCTTAGCAGACTCGGTTGCAGCCATGTAATTAGGCAAGGTAGCATTACCAGCATTACTACCACTGGCCCCAACCCTTCCATGTCGATGCAAATTGCCAGTGTAGTAGTAATTGGACCTCAGGCTTGGTGTTTGAGAAGGATTGTAGCTTCTATATTCTCTTGCAGAACGCGGGTTCGCTGACCGGACCTGAACAGGCCTGGATTTTGATGGAGAGGGTGTAATGGGAGAGTggtagagaggtgcagtttgatgaGCTTTATGGAGCGGAGAAGCGAACAAATGTGAATTGGATCTTTGGTGTTGGTTTTGGTGATATTGGCTTTGATTGGTTCTTCTAAAATTCGAAGATAAGTATGAGTAGGGCTGTGAGGTGTCAATTTCTACAGTTTTGATGGGGTCTCTTTGATCAGTTGAAGCTCTGGCTCTGCTCCTATCCTGTGTCTTTGCAGCTTTCCAGCTGTCAAGCCATTGTGGTCTTTCTTGGAGCTCATCTTCATTCCCTATTGACGGGCTCCTACCAGTTCTCCATGTCTTTGAAATGGGTTATGGCAAAAAATTGAATAAGATCAACAAGACGATAAACAAAAACAGAGGAGGCAGAGGATGTGCAAGAAATGAACCTGCTGAGAGAAAGCATGCGGCAAGGTCTTTTCACGCTTGATTGCAGCATCTTTCCTGTGTTGTAACATGGCCTTAACCTCCTCAATTGTGTGAGGCCGTTCATCCCAATCATCAACAGTGATACTTCCCTCTCTTGACTGTCACAAATTGAACAATCCATGAGAACCTTTAGCTTTGAAAGTCAGAAAACAAAAAGGCTAAGTTCGCTTAGCATTACGCAGTTTTCTTGTTGTTTTCGAAAACATAAATTTTGCTACTATTACTGTTGTCAAGAACAAGAAAAAAGAATCCTCAAAAAATTACCATTGATTTTCTGTCTGAAATGTCTTGAAGATATCGCGATTCAATTACGCTATTGGTGTCGTTAAATGTCGACTTCCTGCTGCCTTCATGGGAAAGCCTCATGCGTTGATCCAGCGCCCGAGCCTGTACTCGAACCAGAGCTTGCATGCATCTCAGTGTCATCTTGGCTTGTTTTCTCACATTGTGTC carries:
- the LOC110672776 gene encoding protein IQ-DOMAIN 17, which translates into the protein MGKNGGSSWLTAVKRAFRSPSKETDKRNSRRREDHEQEEDEEKKRDKKRWIFRKPANQETVTQQTPSKEATDKASAGGGRAAPTDHASVAAAETAVGTAQAAVELEVARLTRPYYETREQYAAIVIQTAFRGYLARRALRALKGLVKLQALVRGHNVRKQAKMTLRCMQALVRVQARALDQRMRLSHEGSRKSTFNDTNSVIESRYLQDISDRKSMSREGSITVDDWDERPHTIEEVKAMLQHRKDAAIKREKTLPHAFSQQTWRTGRSPSIGNEDELQERPQWLDSWKAAKTQDRSRARASTDQRDPIKTVEIDTSQPYSYLSSNFRRTNQSQYHQNQHQRSNSHLFASPLHKAHQTAPLYHSPITPSPSKSRPVQVRSANPRSAREYRSYNPSQTPSLRSNYYYTGNLHRHGRVGASGSNAGNATLPNYMAATESAKARVRSQSAPRQRPSTPERDGVGSAKKRLCFPAPDLCSVGMGYGGGFGHGLRSPSFKSASGVQFGGLEQQSNYSSFCTDSIGGEVSPSSTSDLRRWLR